One window of Trichomycterus rosablanca isolate fTriRos1 chromosome 2, fTriRos1.hap1, whole genome shotgun sequence genomic DNA carries:
- the airim gene encoding AFG2-interacting ribosome maturation factor, translating to MSQPALLLLQQELRKCFQSLETNRNTWRTVLEDCTLLMGSLGNLVEQMRALKNVALNNTPLSSFPQLQERLQLKLLHAIDTVLGQLSEKMYALCSVRDSLHKQLPAAFQLYEQNSFPIHLCVTRSALSPSIADMLEWLQDAERFYRLQYLQRKNLLETLKPDDLTLIETAPKRWASLDSPDGEERISDALSQVSFFLESD from the exons ATGTCTCAGCCTGCATTATTACTGCTACAGCAAGAACTCAGAAAATGTTTTCAGAGTTTGGAGACGAATCGAAACACTTGGAGAACTGTTCTTGAGGATTGTACTCTTTTGATGGGTTCTTTGGGGAACCTGGTGGAACAGATGAGGGCGCTGAAGAATGTAGCGCTGAATAACACTCCACTGTCTTCATTTCCACAACTACAAGAGCGCCTCCAGCTTAAACTGCTACATGCTATAGACACTGTCCTGGGTCAATTAAGTGAGAAAAT gtaTGCTCTTTGCTCAGTACGGGATTCACTCCATAAGCAGCTTCCTGCTGCTTTCCAACTTtatgagcaaaactcttttccTATTCACTTATGTGTGACCAGATCTGCTCTTTCACCATCTATTGCTGACATGTTGGAATGGTTGCAGGATGCAGAACGTTTCTATCGATTACA ATACCTTCAGAGAAAGAACCTGTTGGAGACACTGAAGCCTGATGATCTCACACTTATAGAGACAGCGCCAAAGAGATGGGCATCTTTAGACTCACCTGATGGAGAGGAAAGAATTTCAG ATGCACTGTCACAGGTGTCCTTCTTCTTGGAATCTGACTAA